Within the Desulforegulaceae bacterium genome, the region AAAATACGGCGGTGATACAACATGTATGGAAATAAGAAGCCGTAACAATGAAATCATAATAATTGATGCTGGCACAGGAATAAGGCAGCTGGGAAACAAGCTTATATCTGAAAAAAATTCTTCATTTAATATTCTTTTTACCCACGCTCACTGGGATCACTTAATGGGATTTCCTTTTTTTAAACCTCTTTTTCTTTCTAAAACAAAACTAAATATTATCAGATGCCCCCACCCAGGTAAATATGCTGAAGAAATGATGACAAGGGTAATGTCACCTCCAAACTTTCCAATCAAGTATACAGACATTAAGGCAACTATTACATATGAAGACGGTTGCCCCGGCGGGTTTAAAATAGACACAATAAAAATTGAACCCATAAACTTAAGTCACCCCAATTCCGGGTGTGGATATAAATTTAGGGAAAACAATAAAACCTTTGTTTTTCTAACAGACAATGAACTTGGCCATCTTCATGAAAATGGAAAAACACTGGAAGAGTATGCTGATTTTTCAAAAAACTGTGACCTTTTAATTCACGATTGCGAATATACAGACAAAGACTATCTTAAAAGAAAAGAATGGGGACATTCAAGTGTAAGTCAGGTTGCAGAGCTTGCAAAGCTTGCCAAAGTAAAAAAGCTTGGGCTTTTTCATCACAACCAGGACAAAACAGACAATGATATTGATAATCTGGTTGAATCAGTTAAAAGTATCCTAAAAGGAACAGGGATAGAAGTAGTTGGGATCTTTGCAGGGATGGAAATAGAACTTTAAGAACCAAATTTTTAAAAAAACCTAATTATGAAAAAACAATAATGGGAGTTATAAATGAAAAACCTTATAAAACAAGCCGCCTCTAAAATAAAAAAATCAAAACTTACAATAGCACTTACAGGAGCAGGAATTTCTATTGAAAGCGGGATTCCTCCTTTTAGAGGAAAAGGTTCGTTATGGGAAAAATATGACCCCATGAAATATGCTGAAATAAATTATTTTCTTAAAAACCCAAAAGATGTGTGGGAAGTTTTTTTAAAAGATATGAAAAACACACTTATAAAGGCAAAGCCAAGCTCTGCCCACTCAGGCTTTTATAAACTCGAAAAAAAAGGATATTTAAATTCAATAATAACCCAAAACATTGACGGCCTCCATCAAAAAGCAGGAAACACCGATGTAATTGAATTCCATGGAAGCTTTGCCAAGTTTTATTGTATGGAGTGTTTTGAAAAAATAAATCTTGAAAGCCTTGACCTATCATCTCTTCCCCCAAAGTGTAAAAGCTGTGGTGGAATTTTAAGACCTGATTGTGTATTTTTTGGGGAAAGTATTCCTCTTGACGCCCTTGAAAGGGCAAATATTCTTGCTTCTCAATGTGAAGTTGTTATTGTTGCAGGAACCTCAGCTGTTGTTCAGCCTGCATCCTCAATTCCTGTGATTGCAAAAACATCAGGAGCTTTTGTAATTGAAATAAATCCCCAATCAACTCCCCTTACAAACACTGTGGCAAATATCACTCTTTTTGGTGATTCCGGAAAAGTAATTGAGGATATTTTAACTGACATAGAAAAATAATTTAAAAAAGCAGGCGGCTATCAACAAAGGATAAAAAGAGAAATATATTTAGGATCAATGTTTTCCAGATCCACATTTCCAAGCTCTTCTTCAACAAGCTCAAACAATTCATCAAACAAAGGACCAAGTCTTTTAAGAAGAGATTCATAATTAATTTCAGCAACTCTTACAAGCCAATTTAAAAAGTCCTGCTTTTTTTCTTTCCCCGGAGTTCTTATTCCACTATCTTCAACCCAAAGCCACTGATAAAATTCTTTAAAATTTTTTACTTTAATTGGTTCAAAAACATTTTCTTTAAGGTGGAGCCAGTCCCTTGCCCATAAAGTAAGAATAAAATTCTGCCAGTTTATAAAAAGAGTGTCTGCTTTTATTTCCTTAATTTCAAGGAGTCCTAAAAGATCATCAACAGCAATAAGCTTTTCTATTTCTTTCTCTGAATTTTTCACCTCATCTATAGATGAAAACTCTTTATATATATTGGATGAGCTTTGATAATTATCAAAATAAACAGATGGCCAAGCAGCAATCCCCCCTACTATCCCAAACCATTTTTCGCCAATAAAACTCAAGTCAAATGAATTGTTAAGAACAAAGGAATTTCTTTGCCAGCCTAAAACTTTTTCCCTTAAATTTCTTATAAGAGTGTTTCCTGCCTTGAAAATATCTTCGGTATAATATGATTCAAAGGCAAGTTCCAAAAATTGTTTTTCACTTGTTTTTTCATCAAGTTCACCAAGACTTTGAGCACCAATCCTTAAAATTCCAGATACTCTTTTTACAAGATCTGAAAGCTCTTTTCTTGTTCTTATTTTTTTATGTTCACCTGAAATCACCCTATTGCATAAGGAAACAAATTCAAGAGAAAAATCATCTGAATCAAGAAAATAATTATTTACAGAAAAAATATCCATAACCGCATTGGAATTGATGTTTCCCTGGTCATCAAAAAAAACAGCGGGATTTAAGTTTTTATTTTCAGATCTTTTCTTTATATTTTTTAAATCTATAGGGGCAAAAATTTCAATAGCCTCATAAAAAGGCAGGATACCTTTTTCCTCAAGCCTTGCATTTCTAAACTTGAAAAGATGCTCTAAATGTTCAGCATTTATAACTCCTGCTGAAATAAATATAATTGATTGAAAGTCCCTATAAGATCTGTCTGCTATTCTTCCAAGAATATCAGTTACCAGGCTTTTAATATTTATTGGAAGGTTTTTGTCCTCTTTTGAATCTAAAACCTTGAAATAAATCACATCATCAAATGTCATAAAATCAGCTGGAATTATGGAAGGATCTTCGTCGTGTTCACGGATAACCACATCAATCCTGTTTCTTAAAAAATAAGTTAGAAAATCTTCCTGATCATCTAAAAGCCAGTCAGCCAGTCTTTGAGGATCTGTCATATGGAGGACTCCCAGCCAGAAAGAAGCCTTGGTAATATCTACTTCATCCTTTTCCCAGATTTCAAGATCTACAATATATTCCCATTGTTTTTTATTTGCTATTGATAAAACCGGGAGAAAATCTTCATACCCAATTTCATTTAAAAGCATATATAAAGATTGTTCAGGGAAAGAATGAACCAAAGGATAACTTTCATTATAATCAAGAATAGCTTCCAATGCTTTTTCAGGCTCCATTTTTAAAATGGATTCTCTTTTTTTTTGTAGAGCTTTAATTTTTTGTCCAACAATATCCAAAGCATTTTTTTTTGTCATAATTTCCCCATTTAAATCTGATATTAAAAATAAAAACTGATTTTAGATTAAAAGAGAATCAAGTTTTATCTTAGGCACATAATGAATATTTTTTTCATCTCTATAATATTTTATTTCTTTTGAATCTTCAGCATCTTCAATTATACATTTTTCCATGGGCTTTCCAAGGGCTATAACTAAAACAGGCTCCACTCCTTGTGAAATCTCAAGATCTTTTACAAGTCTTTTTAAATTAAAAGATGCAATCATGCATCCCCCATATCCTTTGGAAACAGCATCAAGCAAAATTGTCTGGGCAGATATTCCGGTATCAAACATAAAGTGATTTCCTTTTAAAGAAATCTCTTTACAAATAACTATGTATCCTCCTGGCCTTTCGCCTTTTACGGGCCCATCAAAATCTTTAAGATAAGCTGCCCAGGAAAGACTTGAGAACAATTTTTCCTTTTCTTTTTTCTCAAAAACAAGCCTATATCTCAAAGGCTGAAGATTTCCGGCTGAAGCTGTGTGTCTGGATGTAAAAACAAGGCCTTTTAAAAATTCCTCATCTAAATCAAAACTTTCATCAAACCTTCTAAAAGATCTATTTTTTATAACAAGATCAAAAAAAATTTCTATCTTTGGCATTCAAAGTTCTCCTGTCTTGGAAGATTTTGTTCAATCCAGACAAGTACTTTATCAATTTCTTTTTTAATTTCTTCAAGAGCTTTTCCCCTATGACTTACCTTTGCTTTTTCTTCAACTGAAAGCTCTGCAAAAGTTTTTCCAAGCTCAGGAAATAAAAATACAGGATCATACCCAAACCCGCCTTCGCCTTTTGGCTCTTCTAAAATAACACCTTCACATTTCCCCTCATAGGTTAAAGCAGGACCTATGGGTACTGCAATTGAAATAACGCACTCAAAATAAGCTTCTCTTTTATCAATTCCACTCATATCCTTAAGAAGTTTTTTAATGTTATCTTCATCAGAGGCATCTTCACCTGAATATCTTGAAGAATGAACTCCAGGCTTTCCTCCTAAACTTGGAACAACAAGACCTGAATCATCAGCTATAGCCGGGAAGCCAAGATATCTTGCAGTAAGACTTGCCTTTTTATAAGCATTGTCATCAAAAGATTCACCATCTTCAATTATTTCAGGAATAGGCCCAAAGTCTTCAAGACTCATAATTTTCACAGGATAGCCCTCAAGAAATTTTGCCATTTCTTTTTTTTTGCCCTGGTTTTTAGTCGCAAGTACAATTATTTGTTTTTTCATGGTTAATACTCCGAAATTTTAAATTATTTATAATTAATCAATTTTTTAATGATAAATATCATTCTTTAATTTTCAAATTTTTCTCAGCTTTTAATACAAGAAAAAGTACAGGGATTCCAATAATTGCAGTAATC harbors:
- a CDS encoding NAD-dependent deacylase gives rise to the protein MKNLIKQAASKIKKSKLTIALTGAGISIESGIPPFRGKGSLWEKYDPMKYAEINYFLKNPKDVWEVFLKDMKNTLIKAKPSSAHSGFYKLEKKGYLNSIITQNIDGLHQKAGNTDVIEFHGSFAKFYCMECFEKINLESLDLSSLPPKCKSCGGILRPDCVFFGESIPLDALERANILASQCEVVIVAGTSAVVQPASSIPVIAKTSGAFVIEINPQSTPLTNTVANITLFGDSGKVIEDILTDIEK
- a CDS encoding nitroreductase family protein, giving the protein MPKIEIFFDLVIKNRSFRRFDESFDLDEEFLKGLVFTSRHTASAGNLQPLRYRLVFEKKEKEKLFSSLSWAAYLKDFDGPVKGERPGGYIVICKEISLKGNHFMFDTGISAQTILLDAVSKGYGGCMIASFNLKRLVKDLEISQGVEPVLVIALGKPMEKCIIEDAEDSKEIKYYRDEKNIHYVPKIKLDSLLI
- a CDS encoding MBL fold metallo-hydrolase, with the protein product MFIKCWGARGSIPVSGKDFLKYGGDTTCMEIRSRNNEIIIIDAGTGIRQLGNKLISEKNSSFNILFTHAHWDHLMGFPFFKPLFLSKTKLNIIRCPHPGKYAEEMMTRVMSPPNFPIKYTDIKATITYEDGCPGGFKIDTIKIEPINLSHPNSGCGYKFRENNKTFVFLTDNELGHLHENGKTLEEYADFSKNCDLLIHDCEYTDKDYLKRKEWGHSSVSQVAELAKLAKVKKLGLFHHNQDKTDNDIDNLVESVKSILKGTGIEVVGIFAGMEIEL
- a CDS encoding DUF6178 family protein yields the protein MTKKNALDIVGQKIKALQKKRESILKMEPEKALEAILDYNESYPLVHSFPEQSLYMLLNEIGYEDFLPVLSIANKKQWEYIVDLEIWEKDEVDITKASFWLGVLHMTDPQRLADWLLDDQEDFLTYFLRNRIDVVIREHDEDPSIIPADFMTFDDVIYFKVLDSKEDKNLPINIKSLVTDILGRIADRSYRDFQSIIFISAGVINAEHLEHLFKFRNARLEEKGILPFYEAIEIFAPIDLKNIKKRSENKNLNPAVFFDDQGNINSNAVMDIFSVNNYFLDSDDFSLEFVSLCNRVISGEHKKIRTRKELSDLVKRVSGILRIGAQSLGELDEKTSEKQFLELAFESYYTEDIFKAGNTLIRNLREKVLGWQRNSFVLNNSFDLSFIGEKWFGIVGGIAAWPSVYFDNYQSSSNIYKEFSSIDEVKNSEKEIEKLIAVDDLLGLLEIKEIKADTLFINWQNFILTLWARDWLHLKENVFEPIKVKNFKEFYQWLWVEDSGIRTPGKEKKQDFLNWLVRVAEINYESLLKRLGPLFDELFELVEEELGNVDLENIDPKYISLFILC
- a CDS encoding XTP/dITP diphosphatase, producing MKKQIIVLATKNQGKKKEMAKFLEGYPVKIMSLEDFGPIPEIIEDGESFDDNAYKKASLTARYLGFPAIADDSGLVVPSLGGKPGVHSSRYSGEDASDEDNIKKLLKDMSGIDKREAYFECVISIAVPIGPALTYEGKCEGVILEEPKGEGGFGYDPVFLFPELGKTFAELSVEEKAKVSHRGKALEEIKKEIDKVLVWIEQNLPRQENFECQR